Within Anopheles ziemanni chromosome 2, idAnoZiCoDA_A2_x.2, whole genome shotgun sequence, the genomic segment TTTTACAGTCGATGTTTTCAGAAGTTAGTAAAATTTGGTGTttgagaaaaacgaaacattggCAGCATTAACGAATAACAACAGAAATCCGTTGCTTGCCAACGGAATCGAGCAAATGTTGGCTTATTCGAACCATATTGTTAAAGTACCAAATATTATTGAATAGGTTAAAAGAATACATGTATTTGTCCAAGTAAAGAGGAAACCAAAAACAATAATATTAGCACTAAGGTAAAACCATACAAGAGTAATGCTCGGAGAGAATCGCAGAGCGATGATCAATGTAACGTTTTAACAGGTCAATCAATCACTAAGTCAAATTGTTAATCTTTATGAAAGGTAAATAAAGGCAGTGAAAAATAAGATAAGCAAAATCTGGTGACGTTTTCTATCCATCCTCACGCTGAGGTTCGTTTCTGATTTTAAAGCTCTAAGCATACACATCAAAACGGTCGGCTCAATTCAATTGTAAGTTGCGTGTTGTCAAATGTTTAgtgttgcttgtttttgttgttttactcTAGTTTGCCACAATCAATTTCTTTCTAACAAACCAGCTTGTGTTTTAGCTAGATATTAGATAGAACATTTGAAGTTTCGTTTCATGCTAACACAATCCTAAAAACCCTTGTGTCTGAACAAACTTTATCGCCTCTAACGCATGCACGCTTGAGTTCACTTTTATCATAATTGCACGAAACCAGCGAGTAAATTTTTAACAAACCAAAGTTCTAATTTAATCATCTTTTTCTAGGAGGACTTTATAACTACGGCAACAACAATCCATTCCAGCAAATGCCAAAAGAAGAAATCAAAAACGAACCTGGAGGTAAGCGAAACATGAATTTATAAGTCACAGAAATGGTGTTTATCACTTATTGTATTACTTTCTAGATTCTCCAAGTCATGTACCGTCTAACCAATACCAACTCCAACCGGGACAAGGACTGCTCAATCCACAACGAATTTCACCGGCCCTGGACCGATCCCCGTCAACGATGACACCGTCCCCGGGAATTGCCGGTTCCATGTCTCCGCATGACCAGGGCAGTATAACACCCACGCCACCTTACAACAACATGTCAAACGCGCCAATGAATCCCTTCGCTAACTTTGGAAACTTTGGAACTACCCTTGTGACGAATCAAccccagcaacagcaacagcagcagcaacatttaCCACCGCAAACCATTGCCCCCATATTCGACACGAACCTTCCGGGGCCCTCGAATGGCTGGGTGCAACCAATACCCACCACCAGCGGCAACGGTCTTAACCCACCTCAGTCTTTCAACCTCGGGAACTTTGGTTCGATTTCGTTTTCGAGCGATCCAATGCTGGGTATAGGATCACTCATCTCCAGCAACAATCAAATGAACGTGGGACCTCCGTCGATGGGATCGGACCTCATGAACCTTGATTTGGGAAATTTACCTTCCAACTTCAACTCAGCCGAACTCCGGTCCGTGCTAGATGGCCTTTCCACCACCGAAATGAACCGTCTCGAGCAGATAGCGGGCCAGGTGGCCAACAACCAAGCGACCGGAAGCGCTCAGCAACAATCGTCCACCAGCCAACAGCAAGCACTGAAAGCTTTCCTTGCTacccagcagcaacaacctcCACTCCCCGGCGCCCTGGAACCATTGCCGGATCGACACGACAACGACGAAGACCTTACGGATAGCTTTAAGAACCTTAGCACTAACGATTTGAACTAAATGCAAACTCCGTCGGGACGCGACTCAACGGCGTACAACCTCGTACCATAAGCTTTTTTTCCGCCCCCGCTCCCTTCCCCCCGTCCGATGCTCATAAAATGACCCAGCGCTGTGTTGACGACATTGTCTAATCGATTGTTAAGTTTTTAGACGTTTAAGCGACTATTGGCATGTGAAATGTTTCGAGATTTTGTTGTAAATAAATGCTTAGGTTTAAATCGCTCGTCTCTACCTTTATTTGCCTTCCGCGAAATCAATGTGTACAGGTGTTGGAatgtttgttatattttccGAGCAAGAAAGCATGCGAATAAATACATCTTATTGAGCATCTTTGGTCGggagtttgtttacgttaaCAAGGACTCTAGAGGGTGGTATTGCCTAACGGATAGCGGCCTTATACTACTGTGAGCTGATGCTCTTCGAAAAGGAGTCCATCGATTTCCACTTGGCTCGCGATTCACACTGTCTGCCGTGGATCTGTTCACAACTTTTCACCGTCAGGAAGCTGATGCGCGGACGCTCGATGCCCAACTCGGTCAGGCTGGTCGTCTGCGGGCAGATACGGTGCGGAAACCGGGGAGATCCTCGAATCCGCTCACGAACCGCACCCGGTTGCTGTACGATCGACGCACGGCGCTTCCCGTTTGGGGGTAGAATGAAGTTAACCCGTGGTTCTGACCCGGTTAAGTTCAGTTCGTCACTCTTGGGTGCGGTGATGGTGTAGATCGACTGCGGAACGGCGAACGAGGAGTCATCCTCGGTGTCGATTTCGTTGAAAACCGTCAGCGTTGACTTGCGGATGGTTGCCGTGGGACCAATCACGGATACCGAAGGCGTCTTGTGGACTCTCGGTGTGAACATGTGTTTTATCTTGCCCATCACTCCGTTGCCGGAACCGCTCGTTGCCGCTGGCTGATCCTCGAAGACACTCCGGCTAGAGGTTAGGATCCGTTCTCTGGTCGTGGTAGGGTCGATTTTTGGTTGCGAACTGAACGCGATGTTGCGCTTCATTGGTGATAGCATGGGGTCAACCGATGGCCAGCTGGCTCGGGGAATGATCGGTGGGAGAACCGAGAGCAGCAACATCGGTAGTCCGGTGGATCCGTATGCACGAGGTATCACACAAGGGCGCGTTTCCTGCAAGTTCGTTTCGGACGATCGAGGCGAACTCGCCAAGGAGCGCTCCCCGAGTAATCTCTCCAGGCGACAGATTTCCGCGTCCAGCATCTCGATTTCCTTCCGATAAACTCTGTTCTGTACTTCCACCCGAAACTGGAGCTCTCTCCGATCGTCCACAACAAACCGCCGCGTGTTAAACTCCAACTTCAACCCCATACTGTGAATGATCGGATCGTACACTTCGCCCTTCACGAAAATATCCTTTATCTTCGGCAGAAACAGTAGGCAAAGGGTTGCCGTGGTCGAGATCAGCACAAAACCGGCCGTTATCACGAAGGCAAGTGTCACCTTCTCGTAGAGCAGGTTCGCCAGGACAACCACACTAGCACTGGTTATCACCACACTGTACACCGAGATCCCAATGTACTGCGAGTCATTCAAGGCCGATATCTTCACGTTGCGCGTCTGCCACGCCATATAAACGCCGACGATCAGCAGGAGTCCCTTGTACGCGTACAGTGTCCCCAGCCAGCTCTCGTAATGCCTCGAACGACACAACTCCACCTGAGGCAGGAACACAACACTCCGATCGGTGGTGCTTATTTCCAGCGAGAGATTGTGCAGATGGCGCTCCATCGGATCCGCTGCCATCCAGAAGGAAACCACCGACGCATCGACGAGCAGGAGCGCTCCGATGACGGAGATCAGTTGGGTATCGCGGAGGATCTTATCGCGACACAAACCTCCAGCACTTTGGGTGAAAATACGATACACTCGGAACGTTTTCGCGAACATGGAACCAAACGCGAGTGAGAACCCGGCCGAAAGAAAGTAGATTCGAGCCATGCAGATCGTCGAGAAGGTAACACTGGACCAGGGTAGCGTCGAGTGATCGAGTCCAAGCAGAATGGTGGCCGTATAGACGAGAATACATCCGCACACTGTGATGGTGCTCAGTTTGGGACTGGACAGCTTTATGGCCCTGAGGAGTGAGgggaaacaaaattgataTTAGTGATGCGCTAATGcgcaaattaaaattaatgcgCGGTCGCATGTCTTTAGACTCACTTGAGCTTCCTGAAGCGTAAATTCAACCCAAGAAATAGAAACGAAATGCCAATCCCGATGGTCGAAAGTATCACGACGGTGTAGAACGCCAACGGGTCGATCGTATCCACGCGTAATTTCAGCACACGTTTAGCAATCGGAACCTGCTCGCTGGCCCACACAACAGGCACACAATACCAACAGCCAAAGTCGAGTGTTGCATTCTTGGGATAGTAGAAAGCAATCATCTGCAGCTGGCCACGCTGGATCTGATGGAAGGAGGTCGTACCGATGCGATCCGCGCCCTCAAACGATACCGGTCCGGAGATCCCGTTGAATGTCAGCAAGTCAAACTGATGCAACAGCTCCTTGGCGATGTCATACCGCGTGTAGTCGTAGTCCGCAAGGTGGACCCGGTTGGCGCGCTTTTGTGACCACGTCTTTTCGGCACCTCGAAGTGCCAGAGCCATCGCCCAGACCGCATCGTAGGTTTGTGGGGCAAACTGGGACACGGCACCAGTGACGTTCATGTCTCGTAGCTTTTGCAGGAAGATATCATTTGTCttgtaatgaaaaaaaaaaagattgaccCCGAACATATTTTGTGAGTATTTAAAACCCCCAATCAATAAGCAATTAACATGGACAAGGAAACTATGAAAGAAAAGCGAAGTCAACAAAACTTAACTCGACTTCAATGAAGGATTATTGC encodes:
- the LOC131282974 gene encoding gamma-aminobutyric acid type B receptor subunit 2 translates to MKRSTLLMLLAFVPQLMASESVTIRGSPPNHTKELNRNIINTVFERTRPAGSERRGREVTILGLFELSSKGGERREGFSELAAAQLAVQHINRRGLLLGYKLKLITNDTKCDPGVGIDRFFHALYTHQSKRIIMVLGSACSEVTESLAKIVPYWNILQVSFGSTAPALSDRREFPLFYRTVAPDSSHHPARIAFLMRFGWDTVATFSQNEEGYSLAVNDLVTELERANITCAATISFAETDFKEQLKLLRDRDIRVIIGSFSHEIAPKVFCEVYNLGMYGAEYAWILQDTHISSWWLSPPDSCSSKALLTAVENLIIVSSYNSIVGMGTALSGLTNDIFLQKLRDMNVTGAVSQFAPQTYDAVWAMALALRGAEKTWSQKRANRVHLADYDYTRYDIAKELLHQFDLLTFNGISGPVSFEGADRIGTTSFHQIQRGQLQMIAFYYPKNATLDFGCWYCVPVVWASEQVPIAKRVLKLRVDTIDPLAFYTVVILSTIGIGISFLFLGLNLRFRKLKAIKLSSPKLSTITVCGCILVYTATILLGLDHSTLPWSSVTFSTICMARIYFLSAGFSLAFGSMFAKTFRVYRIFTQSAGGLCRDKILRDTQLISVIGALLLVDASVVSFWMAADPMERHLHNLSLEISTTDRSVVFLPQVELCRSRHYESWLGTLYAYKGLLLIVGVYMAWQTRNVKISALNDSQYIGISVYSVVITSASVVVLANLLYEKVTLAFVITAGFVLISTTATLCLLFLPKIKDIFVKGEVYDPIIHSMGLKLEFNTRRFVVDDRRELQFRVEVQNRVYRKEIEMLDAEICRLERLLGERSLASSPRSSETNLQETRPCVIPRAYGSTGLPMLLLSVLPPIIPRASWPSVDPMLSPMKRNIAFSSQPKIDPTTTRERILTSSRSVFEDQPAATSGSGNGVMGKIKHMFTPRVHKTPSVSVIGPTATIRKSTLTVFNEIDTEDDSSFAVPQSIYTITAPKSDELNLTGSEPRVNFILPPNGKRRASIVQQPGAVRERIRGSPRFPHRICPQTTSLTELGIERPRISFLTVKSCEQIHGRQCESRAKWKSMDSFSKSISSQ